One region of Pyramidobacter sp. YE332 genomic DNA includes:
- the murI gene encoding glutamate racemase, whose amino-acid sequence MDKLSPVGVFDSGVGGFSVVKEIQKVLPGEDVLYYGDSANMPYGNRSGEEILHLTRQILAFLERRGVKAAAVACNTISSLIDRYRDDYPFKIFSVIEAGAASVATLDADCVGVIGTVFTARSGAYHRLINAVRPEMKVYAQGCPNLARLIDGGDLRPESIDPELRAAVEPLLAQAPIRHLILGCTHYPLVSGYLNRLYPQLTLIDPAHEQALAVKRFLESQGLLNDAGSGSLELNTSGDAAQYAEAARRFGLKEPRAINTVAAAQPL is encoded by the coding sequence ATGGATAAGCTGAGTCCCGTGGGCGTTTTCGATTCCGGAGTGGGGGGCTTTTCCGTCGTCAAGGAAATACAAAAAGTCCTGCCGGGAGAAGATGTGCTCTATTACGGCGACAGCGCCAACATGCCTTACGGCAACAGATCGGGCGAGGAGATCCTGCATCTGACGCGCCAGATCCTCGCGTTTTTGGAGCGGCGCGGCGTCAAGGCGGCGGCCGTGGCCTGCAACACGATTTCTTCGCTGATCGACCGGTACCGCGACGATTATCCGTTCAAGATTTTCAGCGTCATCGAAGCGGGCGCCGCTTCCGTGGCGACGCTGGACGCCGATTGCGTCGGCGTGATCGGGACCGTCTTCACGGCGCGGTCGGGGGCGTACCATCGCCTCATCAACGCCGTCCGGCCGGAGATGAAGGTCTACGCCCAAGGCTGTCCCAATCTGGCGCGCCTGATCGACGGCGGTGACCTTCGTCCCGAATCGATCGATCCCGAGCTGCGCGCGGCGGTGGAACCGCTGTTGGCCCAAGCGCCGATCCGGCACCTGATCCTGGGCTGCACTCACTATCCGCTGGTTTCCGGGTATCTGAACCGTCTTTATCCGCAGCTGACGCTGATCGATCCCGCTCATGAGCAGGCGCTGGCGGTGAAGCGTTTTCTCGAATCGCAGGGGCTGCTCAACGACGCCGGCTCCGGCAGCCTGGAGCTGAACACGTCCGGAGACGCGGCACAGTACGCCGAAGCGGCGCGGCGCTTCGGCCTGAAGGAGCCGCGCGCGATCAACACCGTCGCGGCCGCTCAGCCGCTTTAG
- a CDS encoding nitroreductase → MCNEETMGLLAGIAARRSCRAFENTPPGPELLASVLKYATFSPSAKNAQPWEVYVVAGERLDALRAKMDEAFRQGRGVPMHAGREMPAWQARARELSGALAPVLERQGWEPKSFIGRCLRFFDAPAAAIVCMDGEPSPLHLLDIGMFTQTLCLSAAGHGLASCIIAYTLIVEPAIREFLRLPAERRVMITVALGFPAKDQPMAQFRSGRAGAGENVHFVRS, encoded by the coding sequence ATGTGCAATGAAGAAACCATGGGCCTGCTGGCCGGCATCGCCGCGCGCCGGTCCTGCCGCGCCTTCGAAAACACGCCGCCGGGGCCGGAGCTGCTCGCGTCGGTGCTGAAATACGCCACGTTCTCGCCCTCGGCCAAAAACGCCCAGCCGTGGGAAGTCTACGTCGTCGCCGGAGAACGCCTCGACGCCCTGCGCGCGAAGATGGACGAAGCCTTTCGTCAGGGCCGGGGCGTGCCCATGCACGCCGGGCGGGAAATGCCCGCGTGGCAGGCCCGCGCCCGCGAACTGAGCGGCGCCCTGGCGCCCGTTCTCGAGCGCCAGGGCTGGGAGCCGAAAAGCTTCATCGGCCGCTGCCTGCGCTTCTTCGACGCGCCGGCCGCCGCCATCGTCTGCATGGACGGCGAGCCCAGCCCCCTGCATCTCCTCGACATCGGCATGTTCACGCAGACCCTGTGCTTGTCCGCCGCCGGCCACGGCCTTGCCAGCTGCATCATCGCCTACACGCTGATCGTCGAGCCGGCCATCCGCGAGTTCCTGCGCCTGCCCGCCGAGCGCCGCGTCATGATCACCGTGGCGCTCGGCTTCCCCGCCAAAGACCAGCCCATGGCCCAGTTCAGATCCGGGCGCGCCGGAGCCGGCGAGAACGTGCACTTCGTCCGATCCTGA
- a CDS encoding SLC13 family permease codes for MEWFWPEGFYTFLMIAVFAFGAFRWKLPIAVAMALAAIVGALVGGEGFPLRHFVEGQFGYLNTILVIATAMIFMKVILRIGLLDALSAWLIRRFRRFPALLSIGLMLIVMVPGMITGSSTASVLTTGALVAPVLRALGVDKVKTGAIISMAALLGMIAPPISIPAMIICAGVDIPYVGFALPLLVCTMPLAVVYALTMIYPAIRKSEDTQALEEHLKTMEREKLGFRLALPVIVLVALFVVEQALASVWPGLGMPLIFLVSTAAGFFAGVKWNFVDTVTEAVNDCLPMLGILMGVGMFIQIMTLIGVQGFIVVSTLSLPSWTLYLGIALIIPLFGAVSSFGSSSVLGVPCLLAMLSKDSVVVAAALSLVAALGDLMPPTALAGIFAAQVVEEENYFKILKKCLWPSFILDVWGILIIVYSNDIAALLK; via the coding sequence ATGGAGTGGTTCTGGCCGGAAGGTTTTTATACCTTCCTCATGATCGCAGTTTTTGCTTTTGGCGCTTTCCGCTGGAAGCTGCCTATCGCCGTGGCCATGGCCCTGGCCGCGATCGTGGGCGCGCTGGTTGGCGGCGAGGGGTTCCCGCTCCGTCATTTTGTGGAAGGCCAGTTCGGCTATCTGAACACGATCCTTGTGATCGCCACGGCCATGATCTTCATGAAGGTCATCCTCAGGATCGGCCTGCTTGACGCGCTGTCGGCATGGCTGATTCGCAGGTTCCGCCGTTTCCCGGCGCTGCTCAGCATCGGCCTGATGCTGATCGTCATGGTGCCCGGCATGATCACCGGATCTTCCACGGCTTCCGTGCTGACCACGGGAGCGCTGGTCGCGCCGGTGCTGAGGGCGCTGGGAGTCGACAAGGTCAAGACGGGCGCGATCATTTCCATGGCTGCCCTGCTGGGCATGATCGCGCCGCCGATCAGTATCCCCGCGATGATCATTTGCGCCGGCGTCGATATCCCTTACGTGGGGTTCGCGCTGCCGCTGCTGGTCTGCACGATGCCGCTGGCGGTCGTCTACGCGCTGACGATGATCTATCCCGCGATCCGTAAAAGCGAAGACACGCAGGCCCTTGAAGAGCACCTGAAAACGATGGAACGCGAGAAGCTCGGTTTCCGCCTCGCTCTGCCCGTGATCGTGCTGGTTGCGCTGTTTGTCGTCGAGCAGGCGCTGGCTTCCGTCTGGCCGGGGCTTGGCATGCCGCTGATCTTCCTCGTTTCCACGGCGGCGGGATTCTTCGCGGGAGTGAAATGGAACTTCGTCGACACGGTTACCGAGGCGGTCAACGACTGTCTGCCCATGCTCGGCATCCTCATGGGCGTGGGCATGTTCATCCAGATCATGACGCTGATCGGCGTGCAAGGCTTTATTGTCGTCTCGACGCTGAGCCTGCCGAGCTGGACGCTCTATCTCGGCATCGCGCTGATCATCCCGCTGTTCGGAGCGGTCTCGTCCTTCGGTTCCTCTTCGGTGCTCGGCGTTCCCTGCCTGCTGGCCATGCTCAGCAAGGATTCGGTCGTCGTCGCGGCGGCGCTCAGCCTTGTGGCTGCGCTGGGCGATCTGATGCCGCCGACGGCGCTGGCCGGTATTTTCGCCGCGCAGGTGGTCGAGGAGGAGAACTATTTCAAGATCCTCAAAAAGTGTCTCTGGCCGAGCTTTATCCTCGACGTCTGGGGCATTCTGATCATCGTCTACAGCAACGATATCGCTGCTTTGCTCAAGTAG
- a CDS encoding DUF6305 family protein, whose amino-acid sequence MRRVVSAMIAVFTLATAACAADVALTSIGQGPDAMMVKVVMRALKVVPDYDALMRPEALQNQKVLVAVVGGSSKGLGAAGIDKEEEVARAKALLDAAAKKGVKVLIMHVGGEGRRGTLSDLFINAAAPYADGMIVVDGGNSDGVFDKYADERKIVIQTAPNVKGTKEPLGKILADWDAGR is encoded by the coding sequence ATGAGAAGAGTTGTTTCCGCGATGATCGCCGTGTTTACCCTGGCGACGGCCGCTTGCGCCGCCGACGTGGCCCTGACCTCGATCGGCCAGGGACCCGATGCGATGATGGTGAAAGTGGTTATGCGCGCCCTGAAGGTGGTTCCCGATTATGATGCGCTGATGAGGCCCGAAGCGCTGCAGAACCAAAAGGTACTGGTCGCCGTCGTCGGCGGCAGTTCCAAGGGGCTTGGCGCGGCGGGCATCGACAAGGAAGAAGAAGTGGCGCGTGCGAAGGCCCTGCTGGACGCGGCCGCAAAGAAGGGCGTGAAGGTCCTGATCATGCACGTGGGCGGCGAGGGACGCCGCGGCACTCTGTCCGACCTGTTCATCAACGCGGCGGCTCCTTACGCCGACGGCATGATCGTCGTCGACGGCGGCAACTCCGACGGGGTGTTCGACAAGTACGCCGACGAAAGGAAGATCGTCATCCAGACCGCTCCCAACGTGAAGGGAACAAAGGAGCCGCTGGGGAAGATCCTCGCCGACTGGGACGCGGGCCGGTAA
- a CDS encoding IS110 family transposase — protein sequence MYYLGIDIGKNNHEAGLIREDGSHVGKSLRFANAREGFQQLLLFLEQSLPEREAFCIGMEATGHYWLALYSFLREQGFALHVINPIQSDSLRNFHIRKQKTDAVDCFLVAEVIRFGSFSATHLADEDIMALRNLARFRESLKDSCADYKRQVVTVLDQVFPEYAALFSNVFGESSKAFLKTYGTPEQVVDVNTKSLAALLRKTSRGRHGTDKARELKSLAARSVGLTLCSDAFAFQIRILIEQIEFTEKQIDEIDKKIARQLRKFSSVILTVPGVGPATGAVILGEIGDISRFSNPKKLVAFAGIDPTSFQSGNYVGQHNRLSKKGSPYLRRAVWMSALIAVRCDPVFKAFYEKKRGEGKAHGTALGAVSRKLLYTIYAVLKANKPYEVRRQGIE from the coding sequence ATGTACTATCTTGGTATTGACATCGGGAAGAACAATCACGAAGCAGGGCTTATCAGGGAGGACGGCAGCCACGTCGGCAAGTCGCTGCGTTTCGCCAATGCTCGGGAGGGCTTTCAGCAGCTTCTGCTCTTTCTCGAACAGAGTCTTCCCGAGCGGGAGGCTTTCTGTATCGGCATGGAGGCGACCGGTCATTACTGGCTCGCGCTCTACTCCTTTCTGCGGGAGCAGGGTTTTGCTCTGCATGTGATCAACCCGATCCAATCCGACAGTCTGAGGAACTTCCACATCCGGAAGCAGAAAACGGATGCGGTCGACTGCTTTCTGGTGGCTGAGGTGATCCGTTTCGGCTCGTTCAGCGCAACTCATCTGGCTGATGAAGATATCATGGCGCTGCGCAATCTGGCCCGTTTCAGAGAGTCGCTCAAGGACTCCTGCGCCGACTACAAGCGACAGGTCGTCACCGTTCTGGATCAGGTGTTTCCGGAGTATGCTGCCTTGTTCTCCAACGTCTTTGGCGAGAGTTCAAAGGCATTTCTCAAGACGTACGGCACTCCGGAACAGGTGGTCGACGTGAACACGAAATCGCTGGCCGCTTTGCTCAGAAAAACCAGCCGGGGCCGGCACGGTACTGACAAAGCCCGTGAGCTCAAGTCTCTGGCGGCGCGTTCGGTCGGCCTGACTCTGTGTTCGGATGCCTTTGCCTTTCAAATCAGGATTCTCATCGAACAGATCGAATTCACGGAGAAGCAGATCGATGAGATCGACAAGAAGATCGCCCGGCAGCTGAGGAAGTTTAGCTCTGTCATCCTCACTGTCCCCGGCGTGGGGCCGGCGACGGGCGCCGTGATCCTCGGTGAGATCGGCGATATCAGTCGTTTCTCCAATCCCAAGAAACTCGTCGCCTTTGCCGGGATCGATCCGACTTCGTTTCAATCGGGGAACTATGTCGGCCAGCACAACCGCTTGTCCAAGAAAGGATCCCCCTACCTGAGACGAGCTGTCTGGATGTCGGCGCTGATAGCAGTCAGATGCGATCCTGTCTTCAAAGCGTTCTACGAAAAGAAGCGCGGTGAGGGGAAAGCGCATGGGACTGCATTGGGGGCTGTGTCGAGAAAACTGCTTTATACGATTTACGCTGTTCTGAAAGCCAACAAACCTTACGAGGTACGCCGCCAGGGCATAGAATGA
- a CDS encoding succinylglutamate desuccinylase/aspartoacylase family protein, translating into MEESYKVKGSPLTAVVLCALVGLICWLTAQSFMSMWKPDVLYPAPGFERHALSEWEPALKGTHGDTPVYIQKGAEEGGTVFVMGGTHPNEPAGYMGAVMYLERAQVKKGRLIVLPCANMSAFTHNSPQDAAPQRFHIPQEGGKARVFKYGSRATNPIDQWPEPDVYIHYPSGQKLDGGSRSNLNRSYPGTRNDGLTQLVGLAIVELLNKENVDLAFDLHEASPEYPVINATVAHEHSMELAAMVTMELEMMGIPMRLEPSPVNFRGLSHREWGDHCPNVIPILMEAGNPAQGRLRGHTDEALVLSGHDKAYMKAAKLGVLFIPYEDRQPLELRTARHVAAMSKYIELLGDVRPGKEIVVEGIPSYEEINEKGLGAWLAPAR; encoded by the coding sequence ATGGAAGAGAGCTATAAGGTCAAAGGCAGTCCTCTCACGGCTGTCGTGCTGTGCGCTCTGGTCGGACTGATCTGCTGGCTGACGGCGCAGTCGTTCATGTCCATGTGGAAGCCGGATGTCTTGTATCCGGCGCCGGGCTTCGAGCGGCATGCGCTGTCCGAATGGGAACCCGCCTTGAAGGGGACTCACGGCGACACCCCCGTTTACATTCAGAAGGGGGCCGAGGAGGGCGGCACGGTCTTCGTCATGGGCGGCACGCATCCTAACGAGCCTGCCGGCTATATGGGCGCCGTCATGTACCTTGAGCGCGCGCAGGTGAAGAAGGGGCGTCTGATCGTGCTGCCCTGCGCCAATATGTCGGCGTTCACTCACAACTCGCCTCAAGACGCGGCCCCCCAGCGCTTCCACATTCCTCAGGAAGGAGGAAAGGCGCGGGTGTTCAAGTACGGTTCGCGCGCCACCAATCCAATCGACCAGTGGCCGGAGCCCGATGTATATATCCACTATCCTTCCGGTCAGAAACTCGATGGCGGCTCGCGCAGCAATCTGAACCGCTCCTATCCCGGCACGAGGAACGACGGCCTGACGCAGCTGGTCGGCCTCGCCATCGTCGAACTGCTGAACAAGGAAAACGTCGATCTGGCGTTCGACCTTCATGAAGCTTCGCCGGAATACCCCGTCATCAATGCGACGGTCGCCCATGAACATTCCATGGAGCTGGCCGCGATGGTCACGATGGAACTCGAGATGATGGGCATTCCCATGCGGCTCGAACCTTCGCCGGTGAACTTCCGCGGTTTGAGCCACCGCGAGTGGGGAGATCACTGCCCGAATGTGATCCCGATCCTGATGGAAGCCGGCAATCCGGCGCAGGGGCGTCTGCGCGGCCACACCGATGAGGCGCTGGTGCTCTCGGGGCACGACAAGGCCTACATGAAAGCCGCCAAGCTCGGCGTGCTGTTCATCCCCTACGAGGATCGGCAGCCGCTTGAATTGAGGACGGCTCGCCACGTCGCGGCCATGAGCAAGTACATCGAACTGCTTGGCGACGTGCGCCCCGGCAAGGAAATCGTCGTGGAGGGCATCCCTTCGTATGAAGAGATCAACGAAAAAGGGCTCGGCGCCTGGCTGGCTCCGGCGAGGTAG
- the pepF gene encoding oligoendopeptidase F, whose translation MTENETKASGVAGDAGYAAPLYETRAEVPEAARWKLEDIYAAPAQWEAEAKEAEATAAELAACRGRVMDSAASLLKAITLDERLDYLLGRLYSYAVMRSHEDTAAEGPKALAARATQLSVRAAEASAFLSPEILSADEAKIGAFLAREPKLELYRLMLRRILREKKHVLSAEQEAVMAAMGELAGAPDEIFSMLADADMQFGEIADEKGEKRPLTQESYGRYISSPKRRVRREAFEGIHRTFAKFRNTLGAAYAASVRKDVTFARLRRYGSALEASLYGNEIPVSVYDGLVAAVNGKLPALHEYVALKKKALGVERMEPWDLYAPFTKELKRTFSYETAQKLVLEAVAPLGEEYARAMRRAFSERWIDVYENRGKRSGAYSWGCWGVHPYMLLNYGGTFSDVSTLAHEGGHSIHTWMSNAAQPQVYAGYTLFVAEVASTVNETLLAEHLLGNTDDRDEKIFLLSQQLELIRLTIYRQTLFAEFERDAHALAEKGEPLTPELLNRMWSELYTRYYGEEVGANPDLAAEWSRIPHFYNAFYVYQYATSLAAALALVDRILAGGRAERDAYLNLLRGGCSKDPISLLRDAGVDMSTSEPVERALAVFGRKTAELRGLLR comes from the coding sequence ATGACGGAGAACGAAACGAAGGCATCGGGCGTCGCCGGCGACGCGGGCTACGCGGCGCCGCTGTACGAAACGCGCGCGGAGGTGCCCGAGGCGGCGCGCTGGAAGCTGGAAGACATTTACGCCGCGCCGGCGCAGTGGGAAGCGGAGGCGAAGGAAGCGGAAGCGACGGCGGCGGAACTGGCGGCCTGCCGGGGGCGCGTGATGGACTCGGCCGCGTCGCTGCTGAAGGCGATCACGCTGGACGAGCGGCTGGATTACCTGCTGGGGCGGCTGTACAGCTACGCGGTGATGCGCAGCCACGAGGACACGGCGGCGGAAGGGCCGAAGGCGCTGGCGGCGCGCGCCACGCAGCTGAGCGTTCGGGCGGCGGAGGCGTCGGCGTTCCTGTCTCCGGAGATCCTCAGCGCCGACGAGGCGAAGATCGGCGCCTTTCTGGCGCGGGAGCCGAAGCTGGAGCTGTACCGCCTGATGCTGCGGCGCATCCTGCGCGAGAAGAAGCACGTCCTTTCCGCCGAGCAGGAAGCCGTCATGGCGGCGATGGGCGAGCTGGCCGGGGCCCCCGACGAGATCTTTTCGATGCTCGCCGACGCGGACATGCAGTTCGGCGAGATCGCCGACGAAAAGGGCGAAAAGCGGCCGCTGACGCAGGAAAGCTACGGCCGCTACATCTCCTCGCCGAAACGCCGCGTGCGCCGCGAAGCGTTCGAGGGCATCCACCGGACGTTTGCGAAGTTCCGCAACACGCTGGGCGCGGCCTATGCGGCCAGCGTCAGGAAAGACGTCACCTTCGCGCGCCTGCGCCGCTACGGTTCGGCGCTGGAAGCGTCGCTGTACGGCAACGAGATCCCCGTGTCCGTCTACGACGGCCTGGTCGCGGCGGTGAACGGAAAACTGCCGGCGCTGCACGAATACGTGGCGCTGAAGAAAAAAGCCCTCGGCGTGGAACGCATGGAGCCGTGGGATTTGTACGCCCCTTTCACGAAGGAACTCAAGCGGACGTTCAGCTACGAGACGGCGCAGAAGCTGGTGCTCGAAGCCGTTGCGCCTCTTGGCGAGGAGTACGCGCGGGCCATGCGGCGCGCTTTCAGCGAGCGCTGGATCGACGTGTACGAGAACCGCGGCAAGCGCAGCGGCGCTTATTCGTGGGGCTGCTGGGGCGTGCATCCCTACATGCTGCTCAACTACGGCGGCACGTTCAGCGACGTCTCGACGCTGGCCCACGAGGGCGGGCACTCCATCCACACGTGGATGTCCAACGCCGCCCAGCCGCAGGTCTACGCCGGCTACACGCTGTTCGTCGCCGAGGTGGCCAGCACGGTCAACGAGACGCTGCTGGCGGAGCATCTGCTGGGGAACACGGACGACCGCGACGAGAAAATCTTTCTGCTGAGCCAGCAGCTCGAGCTGATCCGCCTGACCATCTACCGCCAGACGCTGTTCGCCGAGTTCGAACGCGACGCGCACGCTCTGGCCGAAAAGGGCGAGCCCCTGACGCCGGAGCTGCTGAACCGTATGTGGAGCGAGCTGTACACGCGCTACTATGGCGAAGAAGTCGGCGCCAATCCCGACCTGGCCGCGGAGTGGTCGCGCATCCCGCACTTTTACAACGCCTTTTACGTTTATCAGTACGCCACCAGCCTTGCGGCGGCGCTGGCGCTGGTTGACCGCATCCTCGCCGGCGGGCGCGCCGAGCGCGACGCTTATCTGAATCTGCTGCGGGGCGGCTGCTCGAAAGACCCGATCAGCCTGCTGCGCGACGCCGGCGTCGATATGAGCACGTCCGAGCCGGTGGAGCGGGCGCTGGCCGTGTTCGGGCGCAAAACGGCCGAGCTGAGGGGACTGCTGCGGTAA